Proteins from a genomic interval of Papaver somniferum cultivar HN1 chromosome 4, ASM357369v1, whole genome shotgun sequence:
- the LOC113272724 gene encoding uncharacterized protein LOC113272724, translating into MSRRPNGLFLSQWKYTLDILSETGLLGAKPSSSHIDQHHHLALDDGPLYSDSSQYHRLIARVIYLTITHPELCYLVHVLAQFMQSPRVSHWKDALRVLRYIKGHPGQGIFLRRDSALHLTVCCDFDRASWPLSHCSLTGYFIFLGCSHISGKTKKQYTVSRSSAEAE; encoded by the coding sequence atgTCTCGAAGACCTAATGGTCTGTTTTTATCTCAATGGAAATACACCTTAGATATTCTGTCTGAGACTGGACTTCTTGGAGCTAAACCATCTTCTTCGCATATTGATCAACATCATCATTtagctcttgatgatggacctttGTATTCTGATTCATCCCAGTATCATCGGCTTATTGCACGCGTGATTTATTTGACGATTACGCATCCTGAATTGTGTTACTTGGTGCATGTATTGGCTCAATTTATGCAGTCTCCTCGGGTATCTCATTGGAAAGATGCTCTCCGAGTTCTTCGTTATATAAAGGGTCATCCTGGTCAAGGGATTTTTTTACGCAGGGATAGTGCTCTTCATCTTACGGTTTGTTGTGACTTTGACCGGGCCTCCTGGCCTCTTAGTCATTGTTCGCTTACTGGTTACTTTATCTTTTTAGGATGCTCACATATATCTGGGAAGACAAAGAAACAATACACAGTATCTCGCTCTTCAGCTGAGGCCGAGTAA
- the LOC113275963 gene encoding transcription elongation factor B polypeptide 3-like, which translates to MYGRKIPTLLELCVQTAIDNVRYLGDVGETDIDLLGEILPHCTADQLMHIEKSSIERDLSPVTDKLWRKFYEKHFGAESTKTLIERMNRKKVTFKWMQLYEAKQKDLESVQEESGNKLKELYKKEQNRRQSRQIQVVTKVPPAKRPFWGGAGGSGFGSNSTNTKGRLIKKAKMEFLNSHEAKTAAMKKRNLLSNQRIAPRTMTPPARFGGQSSSSSGLAKPLPRRP; encoded by the exons ATGTATGGAAGAAAGATTCCAACTTTACTTGAATTATGTGTGCAGACAGCGATAGACAATGTTAGGTATCTTGGAGATGTTGGGGAAACGGATATTGATTTGTTGGGGGAAATTCTACCTCACTGTACAGCTGATCAGTTGATGCAcattgagaagtcatctata GAAAGAGACCTGAGTCCAGTTACTGATAAGTTATGGAGGAAATTTTATGAAAAGCATTTTGGTGCTGAAAGTACAAAAACGCTTATTGAGCGGATGAATAGGAAGAAAGTTACTTTCAAATGGATGCAGCTATATGAG GCGAAGCAGAAGGACTTGGAGAGTGTTCAAGAAGAATCTgggaataaacttaaagaactctataAAAAGGAACAGAATA GAAGACAAAGTCGCCAGATTCAGGTTGTTACAAAAGTTCCACCTGCCAAGCGACCTTTTTGGGGAGGAGCAGGAG GCAGTGGATTTGGAAGCAATTCAACCAATACAAAGGGTAGATTGATTAAGAAGGCAAAAATGGAGTTCCTTAATAG CCATGAAGCTAAAACAGCGGCAATGAAAAAAAGGAACCTGCTGAGCAATCAACG TATTGCTCCTCGTACAATGACGCCACCAGCTCGTTTCGGTGGACAGAGTTCATCAAGTTCTGGCTTGGCAAAGCCATTACCAAGAAGACCATAG
- the LOC113275961 gene encoding uncharacterized protein LOC113275961: MYTWRQKGCVRVRKEIQKNDMAREESQKNHGNASVTLRTNKITPVFFGATLVLWLGSVIFEIVFKRVELVYVVAGCCFYQMANFVMRFAVSKDPLTVNTSVSLFHSTICSISVVFILLNQLASKSFEEAFDHSQLFGGTWPGAYTALCFSCGYFAYDQWDMLQHHLYSGYIPSILVHHFLLLICFTLALYRNVTINYLILTLICELHSIFLHVRKLRRMAGVRNAKSKIVKMEWVLSWMTFFLARLGSHILITTKLIRDANKFGKGVELPLALFGMAGMNLLNVFLGLDLLKAHKREIKNSQQQYHRD, from the coding sequence ATGTACACCTGGAGGCAAAAAGGTTGTGTCCGAGTCAGGAAAGAAATTCAGAAGAACGACATGGCGAGAGAGGAGAGCcagaaaaaccatggaaatgcTTCTGTTACATTGAGAACTAATAAAATTACTCCAGTGTTCTTTGGAGCAACTTTGGTTCTTTGGCTCGGTTCAGTAATTTTCGAGATTGTCTTCAAGAGGGTAGAGCTTGTATATGTTGTTGCTGGCTGTTGCTTTTACCAGATGGCGAACTTTGTTATGCGCTTTGCCGTCTCAAAAGATCCTCTCACTGTCAACACTAGTGTCTCTTTATTTCACTCCACCATTTGTTCAATTTCAGTAGTTTTCATTCTGCTTAATCAGTTGGCCTCAAAGAGTTTTGAGGAGGCTTTTGACCATTCACAGTTATTTGGTGGCACATGGCCTGGTGCCTATACTGCGTTGTGCTTCTCCTGCGGCTACTTCGCTTATGATCAGTGGGATATGCTCCAGCACCATCTCTACAGCGGTTACATCCCTTCAATTCTAGTACATCATTTCCTTCTGTTGATTTGTTTTACACTAGCACTTTATCGGAACGTGACCATCAACTACCTTATTCTCACACTCATCTGCGAGTTGCATTCAATTTTTCTGCACGTGAGGAAACTGAGGCGAATGGCTGGAGTTCGTAACGCCAAGAGCAAAATAGTGAAAATGGAGTGGGTTCTGAGTTGGATGACGTTCTTCCTTGCAAGGCTTGGGTCTCATATTCTCATCACTACCAAGCTTATTAGAGATGCAAACAAATTTGGGAAAGGAGTAGAGCTCCCACTTGCCCTTTTTGGTATGGCTGGAATGAACTTGCTTAATGTCTTCCTCGGCCTTGATCTTCTTAAAGCTCACAAACGAGAAATCAAGAATAGCCAGCAACAATACCACCGTGATTGA